Proteins from one Stenotrophomonas aracearum genomic window:
- a CDS encoding polysaccharide deacetylase family protein encodes MPRAPSLFRFSITALLTLAIAACGNDTDSPAPGASTPQQPSAQAAAAADPAAAPLLAALQKQLDGHRRIIVLLADEEKQSARDRETSSRIGQQLFHDGLEQRTVIATQFDQLLRSANPQRFTTLGTVLDYIESAPELFDADRLAFREVLRDLHERVGADSSLPAVKLHQRIGEDLDALDEIERNYNQEITRIFSRFDRTRAIELKREKWDDYIAHLHKQYSRDAILRDYGVIEPYPMSMKDSEREIFGRDLPPKTVVLTFDDGPHKAYTDDVVAILKRYDVPGVFFEVGRNLGEVHADGSIKLGPMASISRNLMEQGYAVGNHSLTHAQLSRTTGDALREQVLATDTLLKDVDTRRAPLFRFPYGARNAEGLQLLNEAGLKSIMWNIDSMDWADPVPESIVQRVLGQVQKEQRGIILFHDIHDRAVKALPQILDRLIAEGYQFAGWNGREFTVSRARNAAASEATVTTGYEKSWAIVIGIDQYAKWPKLEYASHDAQAIADTLTGQFGFPSSQVIVLKDQQATRNNILAAFHDRLADDRTGRNDRVFVFFAGHGATQRLASGRDLGYIIPVDSDPNAFATDAIAMTDIQNIAESMQAKHVMFVMDACYSGLGLTRGGPASSAFLRENARRSARQMLTAGGSDQQVADSGPNGHSVFTWVLLQALAGKGDLNGDGLITGTELAAYVAPAVSAVSRQTPAFGSLPGSQGGEFVFQVPDSQEYLNADTSQLTADAIALNNKVDAAKDAAPDKAPVTVADLQGGRSTLVVPAAVPTSDRQRAQQANDRGLQLYREKRYDEAVAQFTEALKLRPDFAQAANNLGFVYYRQQRYAEAARWLENTLKIDPSRAVAHLNLGDAYFNAGDKAKAKQAYTTYLALQPQGSGAAQARAQLEKL; translated from the coding sequence ATGCCCCGCGCGCCGTCGCTGTTCCGCTTCTCCATCACCGCACTGCTGACCCTGGCCATCGCCGCCTGCGGAAACGACACGGACAGCCCGGCGCCGGGCGCATCTACGCCCCAGCAACCCAGCGCGCAGGCGGCCGCTGCCGCCGATCCGGCCGCCGCACCCCTGTTGGCCGCCCTGCAGAAGCAGCTCGACGGCCACCGCCGCATCATCGTGCTGCTCGCCGACGAAGAGAAACAGTCCGCGCGCGATCGCGAGACCTCCAGCCGCATCGGACAGCAGCTGTTCCACGACGGGTTGGAGCAGCGCACGGTCATTGCCACCCAGTTCGACCAGCTGCTGCGCAGCGCCAACCCGCAGCGCTTCACCACCCTCGGCACGGTACTGGACTACATCGAATCGGCCCCGGAGCTGTTCGACGCCGACCGCCTGGCGTTCCGCGAAGTCCTGCGCGACCTGCACGAGCGCGTCGGCGCCGATTCCTCGCTGCCGGCGGTGAAGTTGCACCAGCGCATCGGCGAAGACCTGGACGCCCTCGATGAAATCGAGCGCAACTACAACCAGGAAATCACCCGCATCTTCAGCCGCTTCGACCGTACCCGTGCGATTGAACTGAAGCGCGAGAAGTGGGACGACTACATCGCCCACCTGCACAAGCAGTACAGCCGCGACGCGATCCTGCGCGACTACGGCGTGATCGAGCCCTACCCGATGTCGATGAAGGACAGTGAGCGCGAAATCTTCGGCCGCGACCTGCCGCCCAAGACCGTGGTCCTCACCTTCGACGACGGTCCGCACAAGGCCTACACCGACGACGTAGTCGCCATCCTCAAGCGCTACGACGTGCCCGGCGTGTTCTTTGAAGTCGGCCGCAACCTCGGCGAGGTGCACGCCGATGGCAGCATCAAGCTGGGTCCGATGGCCAGCATCAGCCGCAACCTTATGGAGCAGGGCTATGCCGTGGGCAACCACAGCCTCACCCACGCCCAGCTCTCGCGTACCACCGGCGACGCGCTGCGCGAGCAGGTGCTGGCCACCGACACCCTGCTCAAGGACGTGGACACGCGCCGCGCACCGCTGTTCCGCTTCCCCTATGGCGCGCGCAATGCCGAAGGCCTGCAGCTGCTCAACGAGGCAGGCCTGAAGTCGATCATGTGGAACATCGACTCGATGGACTGGGCCGACCCGGTGCCCGAGTCGATCGTGCAGCGCGTGCTGGGCCAGGTGCAGAAGGAACAGCGCGGGATCATCCTGTTCCACGACATCCACGACCGTGCGGTGAAGGCGCTGCCGCAGATCCTGGACCGGCTGATCGCCGAGGGTTACCAGTTCGCCGGCTGGAACGGCCGCGAATTCACCGTCAGCCGCGCGCGCAATGCCGCCGCCAGCGAGGCCACGGTCACCACCGGCTACGAGAAGTCGTGGGCGATCGTGATCGGCATCGACCAGTACGCCAAATGGCCGAAGCTGGAGTACGCCAGCCACGACGCGCAGGCCATCGCCGACACGCTGACCGGGCAGTTCGGCTTCCCGTCCTCGCAGGTGATCGTGCTCAAGGATCAGCAGGCCACCCGCAACAACATCCTGGCCGCCTTCCACGACCGCCTGGCCGATGACCGTACCGGCCGCAACGACCGCGTGTTCGTGTTCTTCGCCGGCCATGGCGCCACCCAGCGCCTGGCGTCGGGGCGCGACCTGGGCTACATCATCCCGGTCGATTCGGATCCCAATGCCTTCGCCACCGACGCGATCGCCATGACCGACATCCAGAACATCGCCGAAAGCATGCAGGCCAAGCACGTGATGTTCGTGATGGATGCCTGCTACAGCGGCCTGGGCCTGACCCGCGGTGGGCCGGCCTCGTCGGCGTTCCTGCGCGAAAACGCGCGCCGCAGCGCCCGCCAGATGCTCACCGCCGGCGGCAGCGACCAGCAGGTGGCCGACAGCGGCCCGAATGGCCACTCGGTGTTCACCTGGGTGCTGCTGCAGGCGCTGGCCGGCAAGGGCGACCTCAACGGCGACGGCCTGATCACCGGCACCGAGCTGGCCGCCTATGTGGCGCCGGCAGTGTCGGCGGTCTCCCGCCAGACCCCCGCGTTCGGCAGCCTGCCCGGCTCGCAGGGCGGCGAGTTCGTGTTCCAGGTGCCCGACAGCCAGGAATACCTCAACGCCGATACCAGCCAGCTGACCGCGGACGCCATCGCGCTCAACAACAAGGTGGATGCGGCCAAGGACGCCGCACCCGACAAGGCGCCGGTCACCGTGGCCGACCTGCAGGGTGGCAGGAGCACGCTGGTGGTGCCGGCCGCCGTGCCGACCTCCGACCGCCAGCGCGCACAGCAGGCCAACGACCGCGGCCTGCAGCTGTACCGGGAAAAGCGCTACGACGAAGCCGTGGCCCAGTTCACCGAGGCACTGAAACTGCGTCCGGACTTCGCCCAGGCCGCCAACAACCTCGGCTTCGTCTACTACCGTCAGCAGCGCTACGCTGAAGCCGCGCGTTGGCTGGAAAACACACTGAAGATCGACCCGTCACGCGCCGTGGCCCACCTCAACCTGGGCGACGCGTACTTCAACGCGGGCGACAAGGCCAAGGCGAAGCAGGCCTACACCACCTACCTGGCACTGCAGCCGCAAGGCAGTGGCGCCGCGCAGGCCCGCGCCCA